The Xenopus tropicalis strain Nigerian chromosome 2, UCB_Xtro_10.0, whole genome shotgun sequence genome window below encodes:
- the rragc gene encoding ras-related GTP-binding protein C: protein MSIQYSGEEQLPGSYGVADSFPKDFGYGADEPEMDENSASSDSKPRILLMGMRRSGKSSIQKVVFHKMSPNETLFLESTNKIYKDDISNSSFVNFQIWDFPGQVDFFDPTFDYEMIFRGTGALIYVIDAQDDYMEALARLHATVSKAYKANPDMNFEVFIHKVDGLSDDHKIETQRDIHQRANDDLADAGLEKLHLSFYLTSIYDHSIFEAFSKVVQKLIPQLPTLENLLNIFISNSGIEKAFLFDVVSKIYIATDSSPVDMQSYELCCDMIDVVIDVSCIYSLHADCNGSAYDKESMAIIKLNNTTVLYLKEVTKFLSLVCILREESFERKGLIDYNFHCFRKAIHEVFEVGAASHRTFSQQSSSPNLNAVTHNGTPANAV from the exons ATGTCTATTCAGTACTCGGGCGAGGAGCAGCTGCCCGGTAGCTACGGGGTGGCGGACTCCTTCCCCAAAGACTTCGGCTACGGGGCGGATGAGCCAGAAATGGATGAGAATTCGGCCTCCTCAGATAGCAAGCCTCGTATCCTTCTCATGGGCATGCGGCGGAGCGGCAAGTCCTCAATTCAGAAG GTGGTGTTTCATAAGATGTCTCCAAATGAGACATTATTCTTGGAGAGCACCAACAAGATCTACAAGGATGATATCTCCAACAGCTCCTTTGTAAATTTTCAGATATGGGACTTCCCAGGACAGGTTGACTTTTTTGACCCTACCTTTGACTACGAAATGATTTTCAGAGGAACAGGAGCATTAATATATGTAATTGATGCCCAG GATGATTACATGGAAGCTTTAGCAAGACTTCATGCCACAGTTTCTAAAGCCTACAAAGCAAATCCTGACATGAACTTTGAAGTTTTTATTCACAAAGTAGATGGCTTATCGGATGACCACAAGATTGAAACCCAGAGGGATATTCACCAGAGAGCCAATGATGATCTTGCAGATGCTGGACTCGAAAAACTTCATCTTAG CTTTTACCTAACTAGTATCTATGATCACTCAATATTTGAAGCCTTTAGTAAAGTTGTGCAGAAACTTATTCCACAACTGCCAACACTAGAAAACCTGCTGAATATATTTATATCG aaTTCTGGTATTGAGAAAGCTTTTTTGTTTGATGTGGTCAGTAAAATCTACATTGCCACTGACAGCTCTCCTGTAGACATGCAATCGTATGAATTGTGCTGTGATATGATAGACGTTGTAATAGATGTGTCCTGTATATACAG CTTGCATGCCGATTGTAATGGGAGTGCTTACGACAAGGAATCTATGGCAATTATCAAGCTTAACAACACaacagttttatatttaaaagaagTTACAAAATTTCTGTCTCTTGTGTGTATCCTTAGAGAAGAGAGTTTTGAAAGGAAAG gTTTAATAGACTACAATTTCCACTGCTTTCGTAAAGCCATTCATGAAGTGTTTGAAGTGGGTGCTGCTTCCCACCGGACCTTCAGCCAGCAATCAAGCAGCCCAAATCTCAATGCTGTGACGCATAATGGTACACCAGCCAATGCAGTCTAA
- the rragc gene encoding ras-related GTP-binding protein C isoform X1 → MSIQYSGEEQLPGSYGVADSFPKDFGYGADEPEMDENSASSDSKPRILLMGMRRSGKSSIQKVVFHKMSPNETLFLESTNKIYKDDISNSSFVNFQIWDFPGQVDFFDPTFDYEMIFRGTGALIYVIDAQDDYMEALARLHATVSKAYKANPDMNFEVFIHKVDGLSDDHKIETQRDIHQRANDDLADAGLEKLHLSFYLTSIYDHSIFEAFSKVVQKLIPQLPTLENLLNIFISNSGIEKAFLFDVVSKIYIATDSSPVDMQSYELCCDMIDVVIDVSCIYSLHADCNGSAYDKESMAIIKLNNTTVLYLKEVTKFLSLVCILREESFERKGEHIHHHVLYLCFLKLHYVKLLNKMVIDCYWGRIKLPNNFDFFPLLSYYIPPLF, encoded by the exons ATGTCTATTCAGTACTCGGGCGAGGAGCAGCTGCCCGGTAGCTACGGGGTGGCGGACTCCTTCCCCAAAGACTTCGGCTACGGGGCGGATGAGCCAGAAATGGATGAGAATTCGGCCTCCTCAGATAGCAAGCCTCGTATCCTTCTCATGGGCATGCGGCGGAGCGGCAAGTCCTCAATTCAGAAG GTGGTGTTTCATAAGATGTCTCCAAATGAGACATTATTCTTGGAGAGCACCAACAAGATCTACAAGGATGATATCTCCAACAGCTCCTTTGTAAATTTTCAGATATGGGACTTCCCAGGACAGGTTGACTTTTTTGACCCTACCTTTGACTACGAAATGATTTTCAGAGGAACAGGAGCATTAATATATGTAATTGATGCCCAG GATGATTACATGGAAGCTTTAGCAAGACTTCATGCCACAGTTTCTAAAGCCTACAAAGCAAATCCTGACATGAACTTTGAAGTTTTTATTCACAAAGTAGATGGCTTATCGGATGACCACAAGATTGAAACCCAGAGGGATATTCACCAGAGAGCCAATGATGATCTTGCAGATGCTGGACTCGAAAAACTTCATCTTAG CTTTTACCTAACTAGTATCTATGATCACTCAATATTTGAAGCCTTTAGTAAAGTTGTGCAGAAACTTATTCCACAACTGCCAACACTAGAAAACCTGCTGAATATATTTATATCG aaTTCTGGTATTGAGAAAGCTTTTTTGTTTGATGTGGTCAGTAAAATCTACATTGCCACTGACAGCTCTCCTGTAGACATGCAATCGTATGAATTGTGCTGTGATATGATAGACGTTGTAATAGATGTGTCCTGTATATACAG CTTGCATGCCGATTGTAATGGGAGTGCTTACGACAAGGAATCTATGGCAATTATCAAGCTTAACAACACaacagttttatatttaaaagaagTTACAAAATTTCTGTCTCTTGTGTGTATCCTTAGAGAAGAGAGTTTTGAAAGGAAAGGTGAGCATATACATCATCATGTATTGTATTTGTGTTTCCTCAAGCTCCATTATGTAAAGCTTCTAAATAAAATGGTTATTGACTGCTATTGGGGCAGAATAAAACTGCCTAACAACTTTgatttttttccacttttaaGTTACTACATTCCACCCTTATTTTAG